Genomic window (Oncorhynchus kisutch isolate 150728-3 unplaced genomic scaffold, Okis_V2 scaffold3717, whole genome shotgun sequence):
attctgcatggttacagggttaattctgcatggttacagggttaattctgcatggttacagggtaattctgcatggttacagggttaattctgcatggttacagggttaactctacatggttacagggttaattctgcatggttacagggttaattctgcatggttacagggttaattctgcatggttacagggtaattctgcatggttacagggttaattctgcatggttacagggttaattctgcatggttacagggttaattctgcatggttacagtgttaaaacagaaacaactcaaagggttaagtttaggtattaattcagtgtggttaaggttagggctatggtttggggaaggcttaAAACACAATCATTCAAAACAACGCACTGTTTCCATGAACTATCATCAAGTATTCAGTTCACAATGCTAGCTTGAGATCTGCAGAggcacagtggtctaagcagCGAGCTTTGGCTCAGAGCATAACAAGTTCGCAGACAGTGCTGTGCAAtcgtttgtaaaaaaaaaaatgtgagaagaaagtataaacaccacttccctttttccacattttgttacttactacagccttattctaaatacaaatcctcaatctacacacaataccccataatgacatcataataccccataatgacatcataataccccataatgacatcataataccccataatgacatcataataccccataatgacatcataataccccataatgacatcataataccccataatgacatcacaataccccataatgacatcacaataccccataatgacatcacaataccccataatgacatcacaataccccataatgacatcacagtaccccataatgacatcacaataccccgtaatgacatcacaataccccgtaatgacatcataataccccatatggtggtggcagtatcatgctctggaggaaaactggcaccatccctacagtgaagtatggtggtggcagcatcatgctctggaggaaaactggcaccatccctacagtgaagcatggtggtggcagcatcgtgctctggggggtgtttttcagcagcagggactgggagactagtcaggatcgagggagatgtgaacagagcaaagtacagacagatccttgatgaaaacctgctccagagcgctcaggacctcagactggggcaaaggttcaccttccaacaggacaatgaccctaatcacacagctaagacaacacaggaatggcttcgggacaagtctctgaagggcattgagtggcccagccagagcccggacttgatcccGATCTAACatatctgaaaatagctgtgagctgacgctccccatccaacctgacagaccttgagaggatctgcagagaagattgggagaaactccccaaatacaggttgtgccaagcttctagtgtcatacccaagaagactcaaggctgtaatgtgccaaaggtgtttcaacaaagtactgagtaaatggtctgaatgctTGCACATCTGGAGCCTTCTGATCCTTCCTGACTGTCTGATGACGAAAAGggcatcacaaatggcactctgttccctttatagtgcactactgttgaccaggacccaaaggGTGCTATTTGACTAGTTCTGTTCCTGCCACTCTGTCTGATGATGATACTTCAAAAGAGAAATGTCATCTTGGAGGAAAGCCGGGCAGATagatgtgaaagagagagattaatGTTCAGAACCTGTGATCAATAAGAGAGTAGCTGAAGTTCTGAGCGAAGAAGATATAACTATAGAGATGACATCTGGTACTAATAATAATCACCCACACAgcgctctcttttctcttttaagagggagaggaggtgataAGTGTCAGctagttaagcaataaggcatgagaacCTGCACATTATCATGTGATAACTCCTGACTAAGGGCTGTTCTGAGGCACGAGGGGAAGCCAAAGGAAACGGCCCTTTAGAGGGTTTGTTCTCTGTAATTCCCATGTTCGAGGGCCTTAGTGCTTTTATAAAATGGTTGCCAACATATTTAAAAAAGAttgactgtcacgttctgacctttatttcctttgttttgtatttagttagtatggtcagggcgtgagttgggtgggcagtctatgtttgtttttctatgatttggggttttctatgtttcagcctagtatggttctcaatcagaggcaggtgtcattagttgtctctgattgagaatcatacttaggtagcctgggtgtcactgtgtgtttgtgggtgattgttcctgtctttgtgttttgcaccagatagggctgttgagggtttcacacgtttcttgttttgttgtatcagttgttcatgagtaaatttccatattaaaagaaccatggacacttggtcctctgatccgtttcgcctctccttccgaagaggaggaaatcccttacattgACGACATGTTTTCATGCATTTTTTTTGGTATTATATTGAGTAAATAATTTGTATTTCCTTGTAACACCATACCAAATAGTTCTGAGATTCTGACGTTGCTAAGCAAATGGGCCGGTCGTTCATTCTATCCATTGTAATTTGAAATGGTTGCTATGGTAAACAAATCATTGGCACCGCTAGCTAGCCAACTGACGCTAACACACGATCACATCAAGCAGCTGACATGACAGAAAGCTATGTGCACTTTGGTTTGTTGAAATCAGGACTGTGGATCTGTCTCCGTACCTTTTAGTACGTTCATCACCCACAGTATCTTAGACAGCACTGGCCCGATTCTGACTAAACTTGGGTGAATATAGCCTCTTGCTATAGACATTTACAGAATTGCACTGATTGGCGAAAGGGGGAGGCTATAGTAATCAACTGAAATGCTAAACTTTTAACAAGTATATCTCCTGTCCTGTTTGAGCTATTGTCATGACCTATAAGGTCCGCCCATTCATTTTTCTGTTAATTAGACTGTTTATCCCACACCAGACTTTGAACACGCATATCTCCTGTCCTGTTTGAGCTATTGTCATGACCTATAAGGTCCACCCATTCATTTTTCTGTTAATTAGACTGTTTATCCCACACTAGACTTTGAACACGCATATCTCCTGTCCTGTTTGAGCTATTGTCATGACCTATAAATTCAGCCCATTCATTTTTCTGTTAATTAGACTGTTTATCCCACACCAGACTTTGAACAAGCATATCTCCTGTCCTGTTTGAGCTATTGTCATGACCTATAAGGTCCACCCATTCATTTTTCTGTTAATTAGACTGTTTATCCCACACCAGACTTTGAACAAGCATATCTCCTGTCCTGTTTGAGCTATTGTCATGACCTATAAGGTCCACCCATTCATTTTTCTGTTAATTAGACTGTTTATCCCACACCAGACTTTGAACAAGCATATCTCCCGTTTGTTGTACCGTCATGTACGTTTCCCATAACAACCTATAGAATGTTGGTATTTACAAATGAAATGTCTTTCAACTTCTCTTGAACTGGCGCTGCATAGAGACCGTTGGCATAAAGCGTAAATGATAGACAACAAcgggggcaatgtaaatagtttgCAGTCAATTCATCGACATCTTTATGTTACTATCAGTATAAATGTCAATAATCTGGACATAAAAACACATCCTGTTTTATACCAATGCATCTTCCTATCAAGCAGTATAGTCCATTCTCTTACATAGTCAACTATCAACTTTTAATTTCCaacaagaaaaacaaaacaaaaatgaaaacAATTTCTCTCTACCAAACAGTTGGAATAATGATCACTGATCGACACAAGGATGAGCGGTGCATAAtaaacgcccaatttttctgtttttgatttgttaaaaaagttttaaatatccaataaatgtcgttccacttcatgattgtgtcccacttgttgttgattattcacaaaaaaatacagttttatatctttatgtttgaagcctgaaatgtggcaaaaggtcgcaaagttcaagggggccgaatactttcgcaaggcactgtacatggcatggtgcaaccccccccccccacaaaaaaaaccGGCAACATTGTTCCACAGGCCGGAGaggcagacagcaaggtttagagaCAAACCCCAACTGttgcaaaccaaatgctagcctagTAGCATGGGGAAATattgtctagatgctttttttcCCAGGGGAGATTAAGTTCATAAAttgactggctgggctgtgggacagtggatacACATTGATAAAGCTAATGGATCTGTTAACAGACATTATTACCCAGAGAATCAGGGTGGTACTCCCTGCTATCAACCAATCATACAATAAGTGTTATTTGAGTACAAAGGGAAAGGTAACAGAGTAGATGACAGAATAAGGAAAGACAGTAGATGACAGAATAAGGAAAGGTAACAGAGTAGATGACAGAATAAGGAAAGAGAGTAGATGACAGAATAAGGAAAGACAGTAGATGACAGAATAAGGAAAGAGAGTAGATGACAGAATAAGGAAAGGTAACAGAGTAGATGACAGAATAAGGAAAGGTAACAGAGTAGATGACAGAATAAGGAAAGGTAACAGAGTAGATGACAGAATAAGGAAAGGTAACAGAGTAGATGACAGAATAAGGAAAGAGAGTAGATGACAGAATAAGGAAAGAGAGTAGATGACAGAATAAGGAAAGAGAGTAGATGACAGAATAAGGAAAGACAGTAGATGACAGAATAAGGAAAGGTAACAGAGTAGATTGCATAATAAGGAAAGGTAACAGAGTAGATTGCATAATAAGGAAAGGTAACAGAGTAGATGACAGAATAAGGAAAGAGTAGATGACATAATAAGGAAAGGTAACAGAGTAGATGACATAATAAGGAAAGAGAGTAGATGACATAATAAGGAAAGAGTAGATGACAGAATAAGGAAAGGTAACAGAGTAGATGACAGAATAAGGAAAGGTAACAGAGTAGATGACATAATAAGGAAAGAGAGTagatgttgtttgtgtcgcactgctttgctttaccttggccaggtcacagttgtaaatgaggacttgatctcagctggcctacctgtgtgtgtgtgtgtgtgtgtgtatatgtgtgtgtgtgtatatgtgtgtgtgtgtgtgtgtgtatgtgtatatgtgtgtatatgtgtgtatatgtgtttatgtgtgtgtgtatatgtgtgtatatgtgtgtatgtgtgtgtgtatatgtgtgtatatgtgtgtatatgtgtgtatgtgtgtgtgtgtgtgtgtatatgtgtgtatatgtgtgtgtgtgtgtgtatatgtgtgtatatgtgtgtatgtgtgtgtgtgtgtgtgtgtgtatatgtgtatatatgtgtgtgtgtgtgtatatgtgtgtatatgtgtgtgtgtgtgtgtgtgtgtgtgtgtgtgtgtgtgtgtgtgtgtatatgtgtgtatgtatgtgtgtgtgtgtgtgtgtgtgtgtgtgtgtgtgtgtgtgtgtgtgtgtgtgtgtgtgtgtgtgtgtgtgtgtgtgtgtgtgtgtgtatctgtttgaGGAGTCTAAAGTGTCCTCAAAgcatcctgtctcttcctctccaccaGTTATGCTGTGACGGTCCAGGAGTCCTATGCCCACCCCTTTGACCAGGTCTACTACACAAGATGCACCGACATCCTCACCTGGTTCAAATGTACCAGACACAGGTAATGACATCCTCACCTGGTTCAAATGTACCAGACACAATGACCAGCTGTGATACAATATGATAGGACTGAGTCAGACCTGGGATACCAGGTGAGTCAGGTGTACCAGGTACCTGGCCAATCACTGAATGAACCACTTAACTTGCAGGTCTGGAGTTGAGTAATTAGCCATAGAAAGAGCTAGAAAGAGATGTATGACTTGGGATGTTGTGCAACAATAAACCTGTTCACTTTACCCCAATGACAACACACCTTCAGCCATTCAACTGTAGTCTATGTATCTCTCCCCTCCACAGGCTCTGAGGGAGTTTGTCTGGGCTCTGTACTGCCAGCCacaggcaggtgtgtgtgtgtgtgtatttactgcCAGCCacaggcaggtgtgtgtgttgacgGCCAGGCTCAGCCAGTTCAGACCATCAGGTTTAAGTGGTGGTTGACTGcagatggcacacacacacacacacactgatggtcGTATGACTTTAATGACCACATTAAAGTATACTGTCCACACTTCAgctcttcagagagagagagagggcagagagagagagagagagagagagagagagagagagagagagagagagagagagagagagagagagagagagagactcagtctctgtctgtagtgttgtCGTGTACAGAGAgactcagtctctgtctgtagtgttgtCGTGTACAGAGAgactcagtctctgtctgtagtgttgtCGTGTACAGAGAgactcagtctctgtctgtagtgttgtCGTGTACAGAGAgactcagtctctgtctgtagtgttgtCGTGTACAGAGAgactcagtctctgtctgtagtgttgtCGTGTACAGAGAgactcagtctctgtctgtagtgttgtCGTGTACAGAGAGCACTTGTTTTGTCATGTGTAATCAAGTTGAAGGTGAGACGGAAGACAGTCTTCCTAACACCGTGCTTTGAGTAAGTTCTTAACTCAGACAGTACAGTCAGTTGTCAAGTCAGTTGTCAAGTCAGTTGTCAAGTCAGTTGTCATGTCAGTTGTCAGGACAGTTGTCAAGTCAGTTGTCAAGTCAGTTGTCAAGTCAGTTGTCAAGTCAGTTGTCAAGTCAGTTGTCAAGTCAGTTGTCAAGCTGACACCAACAGGTTTTTACATATGTGACCCTTATGACGGTGGGTTGAAGTAGTGAAGTGTTATCAATACTACTGCATTAGGTCAATACTACTGCATTAGGTCAATACTACTGCATTAGGTCAATACTACTGCATTAGGTCAATACTACTGCATTAGGTCAGTACTACTGTATTAGTTCAATACTACTGCATTAGGTCAGTACTACTGCATTAGGTCAATACTACTGCATTAGGTCAATACTACTGCATTAGGTCAATACTACTGCATTAGATCAATACTACTGCATTAGGTCAATACTACTGCATTAGGTCAATACTACTGCATTAGGTCAGTACTACTGCATTAGGTCAATACTACTGCATTAGATCAATACTACTGCATTAGGTCAGTACTACTGTATTAGGTCAGTACTACTGCATTAGGTCAATACTACTGCATTAGGTCAATACTACTGCATTAGGTCAATACTACTGCATTAGGTCAATACTACTGCATTAGGTCAGTACTACTGCATTAGGTCAATACTACTGCATTAGGTCAATACTACTGCATTAGGTCAATACTACTGCATTAGGTCAATACTACTGCATTAGGTCAATACTACTGAATCAGAAGAAAGACATTGAGAGTTGTGTGAGTGTACAAGACTTGATAGTCAAGGACCAGGTGGATGGTCCTCCGGAGGGTATCCCAGCTGCCCCGGTGTAGTCGGTCCTACCACAGAGCAACAGCCAGATAGAGAGAGCCAAACAGATGGGTACAGGAGGAGATAGGATGAGAGGGGACCCCAAATCAGCACCTTTACAGTCCTCAAGGACAAAGTTACTCTGGCTAACACCTgtttcaccactctctctctctctctctctctctctgtctctctctctttctctctgctctctctctctctttctctctctctttctctctctctctctctccctctttcttccaccctctccatctctttcacgctctctccccctctacccccccccctctctctccctctgctctctccctctttcttccaccctctccatctctttcacactctctccccctctacccccactttctctctgtttctatctctctctctctctctccctctctccctctttcttccaccctctccatctctttcacgctctctcccctctacccctctctctctctctctctctacccctctctccccctctacccctctctctcctctctctctctctctctctctacccctctctccccctctacccccctctaccccccccctctctctctctctctctctctctctccttctctctctctctctgtctctgtctccctgtgttaCAGGATCAGCTATAAGACAGCGTACCGTAGGGGTGTGAGGACTATGTACAGAAGGCGTTCTCAGTGTTGCCCGGGCTTCTATGAGAACGGAGACCTGTGTGTCCGTAAGTAACAGtcatctgtctcctgtctcttcttTACACTGGTTGGAACATTCTGGTTGGAACATTCTGGTTGGAACATTCCGGTTGGAACATTCTGGTTGGAACTTTCCGGTTGGAACATTCTGGTTGGAACATTCCGGTTGGAACATTCTGGTTGGAACATTCTGGTTGGAACATTCTGGTTGGAACATTCCAGAATCAGAAGGGAATAAGCAGGGAATCTGGGAACCCTCCAACAGGGATTTCTGGAAAATCTGGGAATGTTGGGACAATTCAGGGAATTTCGTCAGCAACCCTACTTTGTCTCCTATCGTACTGGTCCATCTTAATAAGCAACAGTTTTATAGTTTCCATGAATAGGGAATGGTCTTTATCCATGTAATAGAGTCATGAAAGAGACTCTGCAACAACTCTTCTCTTAGATATTCATACTCTCTGCCAGATCTTCCTCACAATCAGCCAAATCCAAATCCTTTtatgtttttattcatttattcccTTTTGATATCAGTCAAATGTATTCAGTACTTCATTTGACCAACTCTAAGCTTTAGTTTTTCAGCATCCAATATGTTTAGGGTGATCCCCCTGctactgggaacccattggtgatccccctgctactgggaacccattggtgatcCCCCTGATACTGAGAACCCATTGGTGATCTCACCTCAGATctactgggaacccattggtgatccccctgctactgggaacccattggtgaCCCCCTGTtactgggaacccattggtgatccccctgctactgggaacccattggtgaCCCCCTGTtactgggaacccattggtgatctcacctcagacctactgggaacccattggtgatctcacctcagacctactgggaacccattggtgatccccctgctactgggaacccattggtgatctcacctcagacctactgggaacccattggtgatctcacctcagacctactgggaacccattagtgatctcacctcagacctactgggaacccattggtgatctcacctcagacctactgggaacccattggtgatctcacctcagacctactgggaacccattggtgatctcacctcagacctactgggaacccattggtgatctcacctcagacctactgggaacccattggtgatctcacctcagacctactgggaacccattggtgatccccctgctactgggaacccattggtgatccccctgctactgggaacccattggtgatctcacctcagatctactgggaacccattggtgatcCCCCTGCTACTGGGAACCTATTGGTGATCTCACCTCAGAcctactgggaacccattggtgatctcacctcagacctactgggaacccattggtgatctcacctcagatctactgggaacccattggtgatccccctgctactgggaacccattggtgatctcacctcagacctactgggaacccattggtgatctcacctcagacctactgggaacccattggtgatctcacctcagacctactgggaacccattggtgatctcacctcagacctactgggaacccatt
Coding sequences:
- the LOC116371819 gene encoding multiple epidermal growth factor-like domains protein 11, whose translation is MGPGGAVSVALLGFTLLGLIYGALPLNPDDPNVCSHWESYAVTVQESYAHPFDQVYYTRCTDILTWFKCTRHRISYKTAYRRGVRTMYRRRSQCCPGFYENGDLCV